A region of Triplophysa dalaica isolate WHDGS20190420 chromosome 18, ASM1584641v1, whole genome shotgun sequence DNA encodes the following proteins:
- the mecp2 gene encoding methyl-CpG-binding protein 2 isoform X2, with protein MAAAESGEERLGEDRNEDQEGSKDKTQKQKKSKKERQDVEKLEATVSVPPAAPPFRLADDGQQREPGKSEPTDPEVGAALSAPESSASAKQRRSIIRDRGPLYEDPSLPQGWTRRLKQRKSGRSAGKFDVYLINPEGKAFRSKVELMAHFQKVGDTTTDPNDFDFTVTGRGCPSRREKRPPKKPKVVKPSGRGRGRPKGSGKMRQVTEGVAMKRVVEKTPGKLLVKMPFMAPKTEAGAPLGQVPVAKARRGRKRKSEQEPPSTPKKRGRKPAAASQSAAGTGSSAAYAAAAILTAEAKKKAQKESSAKPVQERALPIKKRKTRETLEELEGSAASATVTSMACAGMGVLKRPTVLTVTPAREEVETPQRPHKHLGRKHKEVSPDPGNGSSGSGVPKGHKKRDQRGQHFKHHHHHHHHHPHQHLQAVPPSTYTPQAHQLSLGHSTQGGPPVPVTAENEPRDLSASRPKQEYATRMEEVRTDSSSGRDPQNASKMASTDPRGQQTTVTGDGKELRNIVPPSAVPRPSREETVESRTPVSEPVS; from the exons atggccGCCGCAGAGAGCGGAGAGGAGAGACT AGGTGAGGACAGAAATGAAGACCAGGAAGGCTCCAAAGACAAGACCCAGAAGCAgaagaaaagcaaaaaagaaCGACAAGACGTGGAAAAGCTGGAGGCCACCGTTTCCGTTCCTCCAGCTGCGCCTCCGTTCAGGCTGGCGGATGACGGACAACAGAGAGAGCCGGGAAAATCTGAACCCACTGACCCTGAAGTCGGAGCAGCTCTCAGTGCTCCAGAATCTTCCGCCTCGGCCAAGCAGCGGCGCTCAATCATTCGGGACCGAGGGCCACTGTACGAGGACCCTTCACTGCCTCAGGGTTGGACGCGGAGGCTGAAACAGCGCAAGTCGGGCCGATCCGCTGGCAAATTTGATGTCTATCTGATCAA ccCAGAAGGGAAAGCCTTCCGTTCCAAAGTGGAGCTTATGGCACACTTCCAGAAGGTTGGCGACACCACCACGGACCCTAATGACTTTGACTTTACAGTCACGGGCCGAGGATGCCCGTCCCGAAGAGAAAAGAGACCGCCAAAGAAGCCCAAAGTGGTGAAACCCTCCGGTCGTGGGAGGGGCCGGCCGAAAGGCAGCGGCAAGATGCGACAGGTCACGGAGGGGGTGGCGATGAAGCGTGTCGTGGAGAAGACTCCAGGGAAACTCCTCGTAAAGATGCCCTTCATGGCCCCTAAAACTGAAGCGGGGGCACCTTTGGGGCAAGTGCCGGTTGCCAAAGCACGCCGAGGACGCAAAAGGAAATCAGAACAGGAGCCGCCGAGTACTCCCAAAAAACGTGGTCGCAAGCCTGCGGCTGCATCTCAGTCGGCAGCAGGGACGGGCTCTAGCGCCGCTTACGCCGCAGCTGCCATCCTCACTGCTGAGGCCAAGAAGAAAGCTCAGAAGGAGTCTTCCGCAAAGCCTGTACAGGAGAGGGCGCTTCCGATCAAGAAACGAAAAACACGAGAGACTTTGGAGGAACTGGAGGGGTCTGCCGCCTCGGCAACTGTCACATCCATGGCGTGCGCAGGAATGGGGGTATTGAAACGACCGACAGTATTAACTGTGACCCCAGCAAGGGAGGAGGTGGAAACGCCACAGAGGCCTCACAAGCATCTGGGAAGGAAGCACAAAGAGGTGTCGCCGGATCCCGGGAACGGCAGCAGCGGGAGTGGTGTTCCGAAGGGTCACAAGAAGAGAGATCAGCGAGGGCAGCACTTTAAACAtcaccaccatcatcatcatcaccacccACATCAACACTTGCAGGCCGTGCCACCCTCCACCTACACTCCACAGGCCCACCAACTCTCCCTGGGTCACTCCACGCAAGGGGGGCCACCCGTGCCTGTGACAGCAGAAAACGAACCCCGTGACTTGAGCGCCTCCAGGCCCAAACAGGAGTACGCAACCCGCATGGAAGAAGTCAGAACTGACAGCTCCTCGGGCAGGGACCCTCAGAATGCAAGCAAGATGGCTTCCACTGACCCTAGAGGGCAGCAGACGACTGTGACGGGGGACGGCAAGGAGCTGAGAAACATTGTACCGCCGTCCGCCGTTCCGAGGCCAAGCCGAGAGGAAACAGTCGAGTCCCGGACACCAGTGAGCGAACCAGTGAGCTGA
- the mecp2 gene encoding methyl-CpG-binding protein 2 isoform X1, protein MAAAESGEERLRGEDRNEDQEGSKDKTQKQKKSKKERQDVEKLEATVSVPPAAPPFRLADDGQQREPGKSEPTDPEVGAALSAPESSASAKQRRSIIRDRGPLYEDPSLPQGWTRRLKQRKSGRSAGKFDVYLINPEGKAFRSKVELMAHFQKVGDTTTDPNDFDFTVTGRGCPSRREKRPPKKPKVVKPSGRGRGRPKGSGKMRQVTEGVAMKRVVEKTPGKLLVKMPFMAPKTEAGAPLGQVPVAKARRGRKRKSEQEPPSTPKKRGRKPAAASQSAAGTGSSAAYAAAAILTAEAKKKAQKESSAKPVQERALPIKKRKTRETLEELEGSAASATVTSMACAGMGVLKRPTVLTVTPAREEVETPQRPHKHLGRKHKEVSPDPGNGSSGSGVPKGHKKRDQRGQHFKHHHHHHHHHPHQHLQAVPPSTYTPQAHQLSLGHSTQGGPPVPVTAENEPRDLSASRPKQEYATRMEEVRTDSSSGRDPQNASKMASTDPRGQQTTVTGDGKELRNIVPPSAVPRPSREETVESRTPVSEPVS, encoded by the exons atggccGCCGCAGAGAGCGGAGAGGAGAGACT CAGAGGTGAGGACAGAAATGAAGACCAGGAAGGCTCCAAAGACAAGACCCAGAAGCAgaagaaaagcaaaaaagaaCGACAAGACGTGGAAAAGCTGGAGGCCACCGTTTCCGTTCCTCCAGCTGCGCCTCCGTTCAGGCTGGCGGATGACGGACAACAGAGAGAGCCGGGAAAATCTGAACCCACTGACCCTGAAGTCGGAGCAGCTCTCAGTGCTCCAGAATCTTCCGCCTCGGCCAAGCAGCGGCGCTCAATCATTCGGGACCGAGGGCCACTGTACGAGGACCCTTCACTGCCTCAGGGTTGGACGCGGAGGCTGAAACAGCGCAAGTCGGGCCGATCCGCTGGCAAATTTGATGTCTATCTGATCAA ccCAGAAGGGAAAGCCTTCCGTTCCAAAGTGGAGCTTATGGCACACTTCCAGAAGGTTGGCGACACCACCACGGACCCTAATGACTTTGACTTTACAGTCACGGGCCGAGGATGCCCGTCCCGAAGAGAAAAGAGACCGCCAAAGAAGCCCAAAGTGGTGAAACCCTCCGGTCGTGGGAGGGGCCGGCCGAAAGGCAGCGGCAAGATGCGACAGGTCACGGAGGGGGTGGCGATGAAGCGTGTCGTGGAGAAGACTCCAGGGAAACTCCTCGTAAAGATGCCCTTCATGGCCCCTAAAACTGAAGCGGGGGCACCTTTGGGGCAAGTGCCGGTTGCCAAAGCACGCCGAGGACGCAAAAGGAAATCAGAACAGGAGCCGCCGAGTACTCCCAAAAAACGTGGTCGCAAGCCTGCGGCTGCATCTCAGTCGGCAGCAGGGACGGGCTCTAGCGCCGCTTACGCCGCAGCTGCCATCCTCACTGCTGAGGCCAAGAAGAAAGCTCAGAAGGAGTCTTCCGCAAAGCCTGTACAGGAGAGGGCGCTTCCGATCAAGAAACGAAAAACACGAGAGACTTTGGAGGAACTGGAGGGGTCTGCCGCCTCGGCAACTGTCACATCCATGGCGTGCGCAGGAATGGGGGTATTGAAACGACCGACAGTATTAACTGTGACCCCAGCAAGGGAGGAGGTGGAAACGCCACAGAGGCCTCACAAGCATCTGGGAAGGAAGCACAAAGAGGTGTCGCCGGATCCCGGGAACGGCAGCAGCGGGAGTGGTGTTCCGAAGGGTCACAAGAAGAGAGATCAGCGAGGGCAGCACTTTAAACAtcaccaccatcatcatcatcaccacccACATCAACACTTGCAGGCCGTGCCACCCTCCACCTACACTCCACAGGCCCACCAACTCTCCCTGGGTCACTCCACGCAAGGGGGGCCACCCGTGCCTGTGACAGCAGAAAACGAACCCCGTGACTTGAGCGCCTCCAGGCCCAAACAGGAGTACGCAACCCGCATGGAAGAAGTCAGAACTGACAGCTCCTCGGGCAGGGACCCTCAGAATGCAAGCAAGATGGCTTCCACTGACCCTAGAGGGCAGCAGACGACTGTGACGGGGGACGGCAAGGAGCTGAGAAACATTGTACCGCCGTCCGCCGTTCCGAGGCCAAGCCGAGAGGAAACAGTCGAGTCCCGGACACCAGTGAGCGAACCAGTGAGCTGA